From one Amphiura filiformis chromosome 13, Afil_fr2py, whole genome shotgun sequence genomic stretch:
- the LOC140168413 gene encoding uncharacterized protein — MASSRPPRVGNEEIAIQHAYLQTSDQDDYVTPDFNSRTHTETQEGVIAEHSYLQTRNLAQNHELPQDGYLEIIANTDEPMPVSNTEEPYHEYDTIIGTPATPTDRHNEPPASLADRDNESASEKDVCMSKRCIIISTLVFVFILAAAGVGVFILLQNKKTQNKGEIVNEPPCVTYNHPNSGCTGRCMPTSSCPNGTYKMGLCPPQGNDITCCFTADTDLECATKDGNCISSVQCPSTPLSGYCPSKPTNVKCCFDKPTDTCSGRDYVPYACLHCICMAESNCKQLNPICHRDVNTDKCGLFQIKCHQDVNTDICGPYQIKEEYYIDAKEYASGVLGGDYKSCTATFHCSEQAVHAYMKRYATSSRLGHAPTCEDFARIHNGGPNGHLNNGTLQYWNNVKTCLENL; from the exons ATGGCTAGTAGTCGACCACCTCGTGTTGGAAATGAAGAGATTGCTATACAACATGCATATCTGCAAACTTCAGACCAAGATGACTACGTGACACCTGACTTTAACAGCAGGACGCACACAG AAACGCAGGAGGGTGTAATTGCAGAACACTCCTATCTGCAAACCCGAAATCTCGCTCAAAATCATGAACTTCCGCAAGATGGCTACCTCGAAATAATCGCAAATACAG atgagCCTATGCCGGTATCAAATACAGAGGAACCTTACCATGAATACGATACAATAATTGGCACTCCGGCTACTCCGACTGATCGTCATAACGAGCCTCCGGCTTCTCTGGCTGATCGTGACAACGAATCTG CTAGTGAGAAGGACGTTTGCATGTCTAAGCGATGCATCATAATCAGTACTCTTGTTTTCGTTTTTATTCTTGCTGCTGCTGGAGTAGGAGTGTTTATATTGCTGCAAAATaagaaaacacaaaacaaag GAGAGATAGTAAATGAGCCACCGTGTGTTACTTACAATCATCCCAACAGTGGATGTACCGGAAGATGTATGCCAACCTCAAGCTGCCCAAACGGAACATACAAAATGGGATTATGCCCACCCCAAGGCAACGACATCACATGCTGCTTCACAG CCGACACCGATTTGGAATGCGCCACTAAAGACGGAAATTGTATATCATCTGTGCAGTGTCCAAGTACTCCTCTCAGTGGGTACTGTCCATCCAAACCAACCAACGTGAAATGCTGTTTTGATAAACCAACAGACACTTGTTCAG GTCGTGATTACGTACCCTATGCATGTCTCCACTGCATATGCATGGCAGAATCCAACTGCAAACAATTGAATCCCATATGTCATCGGGATGTCAACACAGACAAATGTGGGCTATTTCAGATTAAATGTCACCAGGATGTCAACACAGACATATGTGGGCCATATCAGATTAAAGAGGAATATTACATTGACGCCAAAGAGTACGCATCTGGAGTACTGGGTGGAG ACTACAAATCATGTACGGCAACCTTCCATTGCAGCGAACAAGCAGTACACGCCTACATGAAACGCTACGCCACCTCGTCACGTTTGGGTCACGCTCCAACCTGCGAGGACTTTGCCCGTATCCATAACGGCGGACCTAATGGACATCTGAATAACGGCACTTTACAGTATTGGAATAATGTCAAGACTTGTCTTGAGAACTTGTAA
- the LOC140168414 gene encoding uncharacterized protein isoform X2, with protein sequence MASSRPPRVNNEDIAIQHTYLQASNQDGYLTPNVNSRTHADEPMPVSNTEEPYHEYDTIIGTPATPTDRHNEPPASLANRHNESASNKGGRICKRCIKIWIHIIVCAVVAAAVVGVYILVQNKTTKIKDGDSNDSPTSVTTKSSHVTGNIPTVCIDKLGMENGDIPDGSIQASSFLQDPFQATVYYPAKDGRLNGGRKWVPEPNDPQPWIQADIGYATNVFGVITQGSGRFIGLDGTAVLEHWTTLFKVSTFLSTYSKGERFIMDHDGNVEIFPGNYDINSAVTRMFPEPVYARIVRITCLDGSDNTYLTLRFEILGCKGP encoded by the exons ATGGCTAGCAGTCGCCCACCGCGTGTTAACAATGAAGATATTGCTATACAACATACATATCTGCAAGCTTCAAACCAAGATGGCTACCTGACACCGAACGTTAACAGCAGGACGCACGCAG atgagCCTATGCCGGTATCAAATACAGAGGAACCTTACCACGAATACGATACAATAATTGGTACTCCGGCTACTCCGACTGATCGTCATAACGAGCCTCCGGCTTCTCTGGCTAATCGTCATAACGAATCTG CTAGTAACAAGGGCGGACGAATTTGTAAGCGATGTATCAAAATTTGGATTCATATTATCGTTTGCGCTGTTGTTGCTGCAGCAGTCGTAGGAGTGTATATATTGGTGCAGAATAAGACAACAAAAATCAAAG ATGGCGATTCTAATGATTCTCCGACTTCAGTGACCACAAAATCAAGTCATGTAACTGGAAATATACCAACAG TTTGCATTGATAAACTAGGAATGGAAAATGGAGATATACCCGATGGGAGTATTCAAGCATCATCGTTTCTGCAGGACCCCTTCCAGGCCACAGTATATTACCCAGCCAAGGACGGAAGACTGAATGGTGGCAGGAAATGGGTACCAGAACCGAATGATCCTCAACCTTGGATTCAAGCTGATATAG GTTATGCGACAAATGTATTCGGAGTTATTACACAAGGTAGTGGCCGATTTATAGGTCTAGATGGAACTGCAGTTCTGGAACATTGGACGACGTTATTTAAAGTGTCAACCTTCTTGAGTACCTATTCGAAAGGCGAGAGGTTCATTATGGATCACGATGGAAACGTAGAG ATATTTCCAGGCAACTACGACATTAATAGTGCGGTGACCAGAATGTTTCCCGAGCCAGTATATGCCCGTATCGTGCGTATCACTTGCCTGGATGGATCGGACAACACCTATTTGACTTTGAGATTCGAAATATTAGGATGCAAAGGACCTTGA
- the LOC140168414 gene encoding uncharacterized protein isoform X1, whose product MASSRPPRVNNEDIAIQHTYLQASNQDGYLTPNVNSRTHADEPMPVSNTEEPYHEYDTIIGTPATPTDRHNEPPASLANRHNESASNKGGRICKRCIKIWIHIIVCAVVAAAVVGVYILVQNKTTKIKDEDSNASATSATTHSSPVTGNILTDGDSNDSPTSVTTKSSHVTGNIPTVCIDKLGMENGDIPDGSIQASSFLQDPFQATVYYPAKDGRLNGGRKWVPEPNDPQPWIQADIGYATNVFGVITQGSGRFIGLDGTAVLEHWTTLFKVSTFLSTYSKGERFIMDHDGNVEIFPGNYDINSAVTRMFPEPVYARIVRITCLDGSDNTYLTLRFEILGCKGP is encoded by the exons ATGGCTAGCAGTCGCCCACCGCGTGTTAACAATGAAGATATTGCTATACAACATACATATCTGCAAGCTTCAAACCAAGATGGCTACCTGACACCGAACGTTAACAGCAGGACGCACGCAG atgagCCTATGCCGGTATCAAATACAGAGGAACCTTACCACGAATACGATACAATAATTGGTACTCCGGCTACTCCGACTGATCGTCATAACGAGCCTCCGGCTTCTCTGGCTAATCGTCATAACGAATCTG CTAGTAACAAGGGCGGACGAATTTGTAAGCGATGTATCAAAATTTGGATTCATATTATCGTTTGCGCTGTTGTTGCTGCAGCAGTCGTAGGAGTGTATATATTGGTGCAGAATAAGACAACAAAAATCAAAG aTGAGGATTCCAATGCCTCAGCGACTTCAGCGACCACACATTCAAGTCCTGTAACGGGAAATATACTAACTG ATGGCGATTCTAATGATTCTCCGACTTCAGTGACCACAAAATCAAGTCATGTAACTGGAAATATACCAACAG TTTGCATTGATAAACTAGGAATGGAAAATGGAGATATACCCGATGGGAGTATTCAAGCATCATCGTTTCTGCAGGACCCCTTCCAGGCCACAGTATATTACCCAGCCAAGGACGGAAGACTGAATGGTGGCAGGAAATGGGTACCAGAACCGAATGATCCTCAACCTTGGATTCAAGCTGATATAG GTTATGCGACAAATGTATTCGGAGTTATTACACAAGGTAGTGGCCGATTTATAGGTCTAGATGGAACTGCAGTTCTGGAACATTGGACGACGTTATTTAAAGTGTCAACCTTCTTGAGTACCTATTCGAAAGGCGAGAGGTTCATTATGGATCACGATGGAAACGTAGAG ATATTTCCAGGCAACTACGACATTAATAGTGCGGTGACCAGAATGTTTCCCGAGCCAGTATATGCCCGTATCGTGCGTATCACTTGCCTGGATGGATCGGACAACACCTATTTGACTTTGAGATTCGAAATATTAGGATGCAAAGGACCTTGA